A genome region from Nicotiana tabacum cultivar K326 chromosome 13, ASM71507v2, whole genome shotgun sequence includes the following:
- the LOC107779619 gene encoding cation/H(+) antiporter 3-like encodes MATGQTTPKGELPGGIGNCYAEIPLHSPGLWGLPDSHDFLIFTLPRLLLQLAIIFLLTQSLHLVLKRIRLPRLISEILAGIILGPTMLGKIPDFTETLFPQPGEIFIDLMSKIGYIFFIFLSGVKMDAKMVLRSGSRAWTVGLLAVILPVASFASLYFGYFSLDENMHRYRKPATQSIFLIQSLIAFPVVASLLVDLKIMNSELGRLALASTLISDLFSNLGLTIFSTLRIGVSAEIPMVIFVQSFVLLVGIILLIVFTVRPLSLWIIKRTPEGRPVNSVYIVCASVTVMLAVILTDNAGLNYQYGPFILGLVIPDGPPLGSTLVEKLETMVSGMLAPLLVTYCGMKVNLVDLYDLTFLYWVWVMVFFCLTVKYASVFLPALACKVPPKDAAALAFIMSTQGVIQMSFYFNNIINQTFDGETFSMLTASVLLIAALSHFCVGSLYDHTRIYAGYQKRDIQHASSNSELRLLLCTHRFDDAVAIRKVLDASFPCKESPLSVYALHLVELAGRASPVLIDHQLGQKNVSGISRSQKIVDVFLSFEQQYLGSASTHFFTSMSLPRFMHQDICSLAFDKLASMIILPFYRKWNHQGKIILDSSNIRTINNNVLDMAPCSVGILIDRQKIKRLTSQSSQSTMYDVAVVFIGGNDDREALAYARRMSKSPEIHLTVVRFVSWDIDIRENDWDAVLDAELLKEVRVLGQNQDNIVYREERVKDGAETALIIHAMEEAFDLIMVGRRHRDDLQQLLGLNEWNDLPELGPVGDMLAAAEINRPVSVLVVQQQIVKNK; translated from the exons ATGGCAACAGGGCAGACAACCCCAAAAGGGGAATTACCAGGTGGAATTGGAAATTGTTATGCTGAAATACCTCTTCATTCACCTGGATTATGGGGTTTACCAGATTCTCATGATTTCCTTATTTTCACTTTGCCTAGGCTTCTTTTACAATTAGCCATCATTTTTCTCCTTACTCAATCCCTCCATTTGGTCCTTAAACGGATCCGTCTGCCCCGCCTTATCTCTGAGATTTTG GCAGGTATCATACTTGGTCCAACAATGCTTGGAAAAATCCCAGACTTTACGGAGACATTATTCCCACAACCAGGAGAAATTTTCATAGATTTAATGTCAAAAATTggttatatattttttatcttcttaagTGGAGTGAAGATGGACGCAAAAATGGTGTTGAGAAGTGGCTCAAGAGCGTGGACAGTAGGATTGCTTGCTGTTATTCTACCGGTGGCCTCTTTTGCGAGCttgtattttggatatttttcaCTAGATGAAAACATGCATAGATACCGAAAACCAGCCACTCAAAGTATTTTCTTGATTCAGAGTTTGATTGCATTTCCTGTGGTTGCTTCTCTCCTTGTTGACCTGAAAATCATGAATTCTGAGCTTGGTCGTCTTGCTCTTGCATCAACTTTGATCAGTGACCTATTTAGTAATCTGGGGTTGACTATCTTCTCTACTCTTAGAATTGGAGTGTCGGCAGAGATTCCTATGGTTATTTTTGTCCAGTCTTTTGTTCTACTTGTTGGCATAATCTTGCTTATCGTGTTTACTGTCCGACCGCTTTCACTTTGGATCATCAAAAGGACACCAGAAGGCAGGCCGGTTAATTCTGTTTACATAGTTTGTGCATCTGTCACAGTCATGTTAGCTGTGATTCTTACGGATAACGCAGGGCTTAATTACCAATATGGTCCTTTTATTCTCGGTCTTGTTATACCAGATGGTCCACCTCTCGGATCAACATTAGTCGAGAAGTTAGAGACCATGGTATCTGGTATGCTTGCACCCCTTCTAGTAACTTATTGTGGTATGAAAGTAAATCTGGTCGATTTGTACGATCTCACGTTCCTGTACTGGGTATGGGTTATGGTGTTCTTTTGTCTTACGGTAAAGTACGCGTCAGTTTTCCTTCCGGCATTGGCGTGCAAGGTTCCCCCAAAAGATGCTGCTGCTCTTGCCTTTATCATGAGCACACAAGGTGTTATCCAGATGTCTTTTTACTTTAACAACATTATTAATCAG ACATTTGATGGAGAAACCTTTTCCATGCTAACTGCATCGGTACTACTCATAGCTGCACTCTCGCATTTCTGTGTTGGGTCGCTGTATGATCATACAAGGATATATGCCGGCTATCAGAAAAGAGACATCCAACATGCTTCAAGCAATTCTGAATTGCGCTTGCTTTTATGTACTCATCGATTTGATGATGCTGTAGCTATCCGTAAGGTCTTAGATGCTTCTTTTCCATGCAAAGAAAGTCCTTTATCTGTGTATGCACTACACCTTGTCGAACTTGCTGGTCGGGCATCCCCAGTTCTAATTGATCACCAACTTGGCCAAAAGAATGTTTCTGGCATTTCTCGGTCACAAAAGATTGTGGATGTTTTTCTATCATTTGAACAGCAGTACCTTGGATCTGCTAGTACTCATTTCTTTACCTCAATGTCACTGCCAAGGTTCATGCATCAGGACATTTGCTCGCTTGCATTCGACAAGTTAGCGTCGATGATCATACTCCCGTTTTACAGGAAATGGAATCACCAGGGAAAGATTATCTTGGACAGCAGCAATATAAGGACAATCAACAATAATGTATTGGACATGGCTCCTTGTTCTGTAGGTATACTAATTGACCGTCAGAAAATCAAGCGTCTAACGAGTCAATCAAGTCAATCAACGATGTATGATGTAGCTGTGGTTTTCATTGGAGGCAATGATGATCGTGAGGCATTAGCTTATGCTAGACGGATGTCAAAATCGCCAGAAATTCACTTGACTGTCGTTAGATTCGTGTCATGGGACATCGACATACGTGAAAACGACTGGGATGCTGTACTTGATGCTGAGTTATTAAAGGAGGTACGTGTTCTAGGTCAAAACCAAGATAATATTGTGTATAGAGAGGAAAGAGTTAAAGATGGAGCTGAAACAGCTTTGATTATACATGCTATGGAAGAAGCCTTTGATCTTATAATGGTTGGAAGGCGTCATCGCGACGATCTGCAACAATTATTAGGACTTAATGAATGGAATGATTTACCAGAACTTGGACCAGTTGGTGATATGCTTGCTGCTGCAGAGATAAATAGACCAGTTTCAGTATTGGTGGTGCAGCAACAAATTGTTAAGAACAAATGA
- the LOC107779618 gene encoding alpha-soluble NSF attachment protein, with product MGDQIARGEEFEKKAEKKLSGWGLFGSKHDDAADLFDKAANCFKLAKSWDQAGAVYVKVANCYLKLDSKHEAAGAYANAAHCYKKTNTREAISCLEQAVHMFLDIGRLNMSARYYKEIAELYEQEQNLEQAIIYYEKAADLFQSEDVTTSANQCKQKIAQFSAELEKYQRAIEIFEEIARHSVNNNLLKYGVRGHLLNAGICQLCKGDVVAINNALERYQELDPTFSGTRECKLLVDLAAAIDEEDVAKFTGSVKEYDSMTKLDALRTTLLLRVKEALKAKELEEDDLT from the exons atggGGGATCAGATAGCAAGAGGAGAAGAATTCGAGAAAAAAGCAGAGAAAAAACTAAGCGGTTGGGGACTTTTCGGTTCCAAACACGATGACGCTGCTGATTTGTTCGATAAAGCTGCTAATTGTTTCAAACTCGCTAAATCAT GGGATCAAGCTGGAGCAGTATATGTCAAAGTAGCGAATTGTTATCTGAAG TTGGATAGCAAACATGAGGCTGCTGGTGCTTATGCTAATGCTGCTCATTGCTACAAGAAGACAAATACGAGAG AGGCAATATCATGTCTAGAGCAGGCAGTACACATGTTTCTGGACATTGGAAGGCTAAATATGTCTGCAAGATATTACAAG GAAATTGCTGAATTATATGAACAAGAGCAAAATTTGGAGCAGGCTATCATTTACTATGAGAAAGCTGCTGATCTTTTCCAAAGTGAGGATGTAACAACATCTGCAAATCAGTGCAAGCAGAAAATTGCACAATTCTCTGCTGAACTAGAAAA ATATCAAAGAGCAATTGAGATCTTTGAGGAGATAGCACGGCACTCTGTCAACAACAACTTGTTGAAGTATGGAGTTAGAGGGCATCTTCTAAATGCTGGTATTTGCCAACTTTGTAAAGGTGATGTTGTTGCAATAAACAATGCATTGGAGCGATATCAG GAACTGGATCCAACATTTTCAGGGACACGCGAGTGCAAGTTGCTAGTG GATTTGGCAGCTGCTATTGACGAGGAAGATGTTGCTAAGTTTACTGGTTCTGTCAAGGAATATGATAGCATGACAAAGCTG GATGCTTTGAGGACGACACTTCTTCTCAGAGTGAAGGAAGCATTGAAGGCGAAGGAGCTCGAGGAAGATGACCTTACTTAA